The Osmia bicornis bicornis chromosome 12, iOsmBic2.1, whole genome shotgun sequence genome includes a region encoding these proteins:
- the LOC114878043 gene encoding LIM homeobox transcription factor 1-beta-like, with protein MLEFYPPLPGTLGRQGEPGPPTMASAAPPMPFRPANDNNNAEPSVSVKTESGLLETICAGCGRTISDKYVMQVAGRNYHEECLSCAACAAPLTHSCFIRELKLYCRNDYERIFGVKCARCMEKISCSDFVLRAPGLVFHVECFACCMCGQPLPPGAQYFLRQGQPICRRDYENELYLNSPQDDDLLDENRPRDGRRGPKRPRTILTSAQRRQFKASFEVSPKPCRKVREALAKDTGLSVRVVQVWFQNQRAKMKKLQRKAKTEPGSDKEPKEERRTESPHSDHSHYLNAMNMRDGESSSFPSATQPLNPNNPYSPDDAYPGHSGESFCSSDLSLDGTEAGFDIGENEGGGGQEGSHQGATHTHHGPSSHEAPSLSQSLHAAIHNPIDKLFMMQSSYFSGDHA; from the exons ATGTTGGAATTCTACCCTCCGTTACCAGGTACCCTTGGTCGCCAGGGTGAGCCGGGACCACCGACGATGGCCTCGGCTGCACCACCGATGCCATTTCGGCCTGCCAATGACAATAACAATGCAG AGCCGTCGGTTTCGGTAAAGACAGAATCCGGTCTCCTGGAGACGATCTGTGCCGGTTGCGGCCGCACCATATCCGACAAATACGTGATGCAGGTCGCTGGAAGGAACTACCACGAAGAGTGTCTATCCTGCGCTGCATGCGCCGCTCCTCTCACACATTCCTGCTTCATTCGCGAGTTGAAACTCTACTGCAGGAACGATTACGAGAGGATCTTCGGTGTTAAGTGCGCGCGGTGCATGGAGAAGATCAGTTGTTCGGATTTCGTGCTCAGAGCGCCGGGTTTGGTTTTCCATGTGGAGTGTTTCGCGTGTTGCATGTGCGGACAACCGTTACCACCTGGTGCACAATACTTTCTGCGACAGGGACAACCGATCTGCAGAAGGGACTATGAAAACGAGTTGTACCTGAACAGTCCTCAAG ACGATGATTTGTTGGACGAGAACCGACCTAGAGACGGTCGTCGGGGTCCCAAGAGACCCCGGACGATCCTCACGTCGGCTCAGAGGCGTCAGTTCAAGGCGTCCTTCGAAGTATCCCCGAAACCCTGTCGAAAGGTACGAGAAGCCCTGGCAAAGGACACGGGTCTCAGTGTTCGCGTGGTGCAAGTTTGGTTCCAAAATCAACGGGCGAAGATGAAGAAACTACAGAGGAAAGCGAAGACTGAGCCTGGATCGGACAAGGAACCGAAGGAAGAACGTCGGACGGAAAGTCCTCACAGTGATCATa GTCATTACTTGAACGCCATGAACATGCGCGACGGGGAATCTTCTAGCTTCCCCTCAGCCACCCAACCGCTCAACCCCAATAACCCGTACTCGCCCGACG acgCATATCCGGGTCATTCAGGTGAGAGTTTCTGCAGCAGCGATTTGTCCTTGGACGGTACGGAAGCTGGCTTCGACATAGGCGAGAACGAGGGTGGAGGTGGTCAAGAGGGTAGCCATCAGGGTGCCACCCATACCCATCACGGTCCTTCCTCCCACGAGGCGCCGTCACTGTCGCAAAGTTTGCACGCGGCGATTCACAACCCCATCGACAAACTGTTCATGATGCAGAGTAGTTACTTCAGTGGTGACCATGCGTAA
- the LOC114878042 gene encoding proton-coupled amino acid transporter-like protein CG1139 — MENAKEETINMQLIGSESPYKVNNEIAGSGINASEVPTSPTANVEDYDPHKHRNRPNPTSNAETLIHLLKGSLGTGILAMPNAFCNSGLVTGVIATVIIGVLCTYCLHVLVKAQYRLCKRLRVPILSYPLSMKYALEEGPVCVKWFAPYAPGLVDGFMIAYQLGICCVYIVFVASNIKQVADQYWEPLDVKTHMLILLLPLILINYVRNLKLLAPFSTLANIITFVGLAMILVYMFKDLPPVSEREMFGTLRNFSLYFGTTLFALEAVGVIIALENNMKTPQYFGGYCGVLNIGMTVIVALYILMGFFGYIKYGDKAGGSVTFNLPADEVMAQSIKIMFAIAIFITHALQGYVPVDIIWNTYLDQKVQKRKLFWEYVCRTVITLATFTLAIAVPRLGLFISLFGALCLSALGIAFPAIIEICVLWPDREFGPCMIMFLKNICLIVFGLLGLVIGTYVSIVDIVNSFK, encoded by the exons ATGGAGAACGCGAAGGAGGAGACGATAAACATGCAGCTGATCGGTTCCGAGAGTCCGTACAA AGTTAATAATGAAATCGCCGGAAGTGGTATAAATGCATCGGAAGTGCCAACATCACCAACCGCAAACGTAGAAGACTACGACCCCCATAAACATCGAAACAGGCCAAATCCAACTTC AAATGCGGAAACGCTGATACATTTACTGAAAGGAAGTCTTGGAACAGGGATTTTAGCGATGCCGAACGCATTCTGCAACAGTGGACTTGTTACCGGTGTGATAGCCACAGTGATCATTGGAGTGTTATGCACTTATTGTTTGCACGTACTAGTGAAAGCTCAGTACAGACTGTGTAAACGGTTAAGAGTTCCTATATTGAGTTATCCGTTGAGTATGAAGTACGCTCTCGAGGAAGGTCCTGTGTGTGTCAAATGGTTCGCACCTTATGCACC AGGACTCGTAGACGGGTTCATGATAGCGTATCAATTGGGAATATGCTGCGTTTATATCGTATTTGTAGCGTCGAATATCAAGCAG GTGGCAGACCAGTACTGGGAACCTTTGGATGTTAAAACCCACATGCTCATTTTATTGCTACCGCTGATTTTGATCAATTACGTTAGGAATCTGAAGTTACTGGCGCCGTTCTCCACCCTTGCGAACATAATCACGTTCGTTGGATTGGCTATGATCCTGGTTTACATGTTTAAAGATTTGCCGCCGGTTAGTGAGAGAGAGATGTTCGGTACACTGAGAAATTTCTCGCTTTATTTCGGCACGACGTTGTTCGCTTTGGAGGCTGTCGGGGTG ATCATCGCGCTGGAGAACAATATGAAGACCCCGCAGTATTTCGGTGGATACTGCGGTGTCCTGAACATAGGAATGACGGTGATCGTGGCCCTGTATATTCTTATGGGGTTCTTCGGTTACATAAAGTACGGGGACAAGGCTGGCGGCAGTGTTACTTTCAATTTACCCGCGGATGAAGT AATGGCACAGAGCATCAAGATCATGTTCGCTATCGCAATTTTTATCACTCATGCTCTTCAAGGATACGTTCCTGTTGATATCATTTGGAACACTTACTTGGATCAGAAAGTACAGAAACGAAAATTATTTTGGGAATACGTATGCCGGACAGTTATCACTTTAGCGACGT TCACGTTGGCCATAGCTGTACCCAGGTTGGGTCTCTTCATCTCCCTCTTCGGGGCTCTCTGTCTCTCCGCCCTTGGCATCGCTTTCCCAGCAATCATCGAGATCTGCGTCCTCTGGCCAGACAGAGAATTCGGCCCGTGCATGATTATGTTCTTGAAGAACATTTGTCTGATCGTATTTGGTCTCCTGGGTCTTGTGATAGGCACCTACGTCAGCATTGTCGACATCGTCAACTCCTTCAAGTGA